One Brassica napus cultivar Da-Ae chromosome C4, Da-Ae, whole genome shotgun sequence genomic region harbors:
- the LOC106426937 gene encoding TBC1 domain family member 13-like has product MAKKGVPEWLNSSLWSSSPSPIPDDRPLRPPPAATTVAPSPPIVERPPPSTISAAPAPPLPIRPPSKSEINDLQNGSGVDGPGSVTPAAEDVSRKTQVVAELSKKVIDLKELRKIASQGLPDDAGIRSLVWKLLLGYLSPDRSLWSSELAKKRSQYKQFKEELLMNPSEVTRKMEKSKGGDSNDPKVEGPGALSRSEITHEDHPLSLGTTSLWNNFFKDTEVLEQIDRDVMRTHPDMHFFSGDSAVAKSNQDALKNVLTIFAKLNPGIRYVQGMNEILAPIFYIFKNDPDKGNAAYAEADAFFCFVELMSGFRDNFCQQLDNSVVGIRYTITRLSMLLKHHDEELWRHLEVTTKINPQFYAFRWITLLLTQEFNFVESLHIWDTLLSDPEGPQETLLRVCCAMLILVRRRLLAGDFTSNLKLLQNYPPTNISHMLYVADKLRSK; this is encoded by the exons ATGGCGAAGAAAGGTGTCCCTGAGTGGCTCAACAGTTCCCTCTGGTCCTCCTCTCCTTCTCCCATCCCCGACGATCGCCCTCTCCGCCCTCCTCCCGCCGCCACCACCGTCGCTCCATCTCCTCCGATCGTCGAGCGTCCTCCTCCTTCCACGATTTCCGCCGCACCAGCTCCGCCTCTTCCGATTCGTCCTCCTTCCAAATCTGAGATTAACGATTTGCAGAATGGGAGCGGGGTAGATGGACCTGGAAGCGTAACTCCCGCGGCTGAGGATGTTTCTCGGAAGACGCAGGTCGTCGCTGAG TTATCTAAGAAGGTGATAGACTTAAAGGAATTGAGGAAAATTGCTTCACAAGGTCTACCTGATGATGCTGGCATTCGCTCCCTCGTCTGGAAG CTTTTATTGGGCTATCTTTCACCTGATCGCTCACTCTGGTCTTCTGAGTTAGCTAAGAAAAGGTCTCAGTACAAGCAATTCAAAGAGGAGCTTCTGATGAATCCC TCTGAAGTAACAAGGAAGATGGAGAAATCAAAGGGTGGCGATAGTAATGATCCGAAAGTCGAAGGCCCTGGTGCCCTTTCAAGGTCAGAGATAACTCATGAGGATCATCCCTTAAGTCTTGGAACAACAAGCTTATGGAACAACTTTTTCAAG GACACGGAAGTCTTGGAACAGATCGACCGTGATGTGATGCGTACGCATCCAGACATGCACTTTTTCTCTGGAGATTCAGCGGTAGCAAAATCTAATCAG GATGCTTTGAAGAACGTGTTGACTATCTTTGCAAAGTTGAATCCTGGCATCAGATATGTACAAGGGATGAATGAGATATTGGCACCTATCTTCTACATCTTTAAAAATGACCCAGATAAAGGAAATGCA GCGTATGCTGAAGCAGATgcatttttctgttttgttgaattgatgaGTGGGTTTCGAGATAATTTCTGTCAGCAACTTGATAACAGTGTGGTGGGTATACGCTACACTATAACAAGGCTGTCCATGCTCTTAAAGCATCATGATGAAGAACTTTGGCGTCACCTAGAAGTCACAACTAAA ATAAACCCACAATTCTATGCGTTCAGATGGATCACACTCCTCTTGACTCAAGAGTTCAACTTCGTGGAAAGCCTTCACATCTGGGACACACTCTTAAGCGACCCCGAAGGTCCACAG GAGACGCTACTACGAGTATGTTGTGCAATGTTGATACTAGTACGAAGGCGTCTGCTGGCTGGTGATTTCACGTCGAACCTCAAACTTCTTCAAAACTATCCTCCTACAAACATCAGCCATATGCTCTATGTCGCAGATAAATTGCgctctaaataa
- the LOC106426948 gene encoding inosine triphosphate pyrophosphatase, giving the protein MAAAAAAAKAAVVLPRPVTFVTGNAKKLEEVKAIIGSSIPFKSLKLDLPELQGEPEDISKEKARLAALQVNGPVLVEDTCLCFNALKGLPGPYIKWFLEKLGHEGLNNLLMAYEDKSAYALCAFSFSHGPGAEPLTFLGKTPGKIVPARGPTDFGWDPVFQPDGYDQTYAEMAKEEKNKISHRYKSLAMVKSHFKEAGYVFQTTDDDTN; this is encoded by the exons atggcggcggcggcggcggcggcgaaAGCAGCGGTGGTATTGCCACGTCCGGTGACGTTTGTGACGGGAAATGCGAAGAAGCTCGAAGAGGTCAAAGCTATCATCGGGAGTTCCATTCCTTTCAAGTCTCTCAAACTCGACC TGCCTGAGCTGCAAGGTGAGCCTGAGGATATCTCCAAAGAGAAAGCTCGTCTGGCTGCTCTTCAG GTAAATGGGCCAGTGCTAGTGGAGGATACATGCCTCTGTTTCAATGCTTTGAAGGGTCTTCCTG GTCCTTACAT CAAGTGGTTTCTTGAGAAGCTTGGCCATGAAG GTTTGAACAACTTACTGATGGCCTATGAAGATAAATCAGCTTATGCATTGTGTGCATTCTCTTTCTCGCATGGTCCAGGTGCTGAACCTCTTACATTTTTGGGGAAAACTCCG GGTAAGATAGTTCCAGCAAGAGGACCAACTGATTTCGGGTGGGATCCAGTGTTTCAACCTGATGGATATGACCAAAC TTATGCAGAAATGGCAAAGGAAGAAAAGAACAAGATATCCCATCGGTACAAGTCTTTAGCTATGGTGAAATCTCACTTTAAGGAGGCTGGCTACGTGTTCCAGACAACAGATGATGATACCAATTAA
- the LOC125585505 gene encoding probable pectate lyase 15 isoform X2, with amino-acid sequence MASSSQKVTSVCLTVLVLLALSATILRKIEIPSSRKLKTEELQSSKNSSTMAANRLEGVELNKQHAVDDPDKVADEVSTLVKVLIFRSEHNITARRKLGFFSCGTGNPIDDCWRCDRNWHKNRKRLADCGIGFGRNAVGGRDGRFYVVTDPTDEDVINPKPGTLRHAVIQDEPLWIVFKRDMVIELKQELIMNSFKTIDGRGANVHIANGACITIQFITNVIIHGLHIHDCKPTGNAMVRSSPSHFGWRTMADGDAVSIFQSSHIWIDHNSLSHCADGLVDAVMGSTAITVSNNHFTHHNEVMLLGHSDSYTKDKLMQVTIAYNHFGEGLVQRMPRCRHGYFHVVNNDYTHWEMYAIGGSADPTINSQGNRYAAPKNPFAKEVTKRVETDASEWQKWNWRSEGDLLLNGAFFKASGAEASASYGRASSLAAKPSSMVHTITSTAGALGCRRGRPC; translated from the exons ATGGCGTCGTCGTCTCAGAAAGTAACCTCTGTTTGTTTGACCGTCCTCGTCCTCTTAGCTCTCAGTGCAACGATTCTCCGGAAAATTGAAATCCCTAGCTCCAG GAAGCTGAAAACAGAGGAGTTGCAGAGCTCAAAAAACAGCTCAACAATGGCGGCGAACAG GCTTGAAGGTGTGGAGTTGAATAAACAGCACGCGGTTGATGATCCAGATAAGGTTGCTGATGAAGTCTCTACCCTTGTTAAGG TTTTGATTTTCAGGAGCGAACATAACATCACAGCAAGGAGGAAGCTTGGATTTTTCTCATGTGGAACCGGTAACCCAATCGATGACTGTTGGCGTTGTGACCGTAACTGGCATAAGAACCGCAAACGCCTCGCCGATTGTGGTATCGGTTTTGGACGCAACGCTGTTGGTGGTCGTGATGGACGCTTCTACGTTGTCACTGACCCCACTGACGAAGACGTTATTAACCCCAAACCAGGAACTCTTCGCCATGCGGTTATCCAAGATGAGCCTCTGTGGATTGTGTTCAAGAGAGATAtggtgatagagctgaaacaAGAGCTGATTATGAACAGTTTCAAGACCATTGATGGTCGTGGTGCTAATGTCCATATAGCCAACGGTGCTTGCATCACTATCCAGTTTATCACCAACGTCATCATCCATGGTCTTCACATTCATGATTGCAAGCCTACTGGAAACGCCATGGTTAGAAGCTCGCCATCTCACTTTGGCTGGAGAACAATGGCTGATGGTGATGCAGTCTCTATCTTTCAATCATCTCATATCTGGATTGAtcataactctctctctcactgtGCTGATGGCCTTGTGGATGCTGTCATGGGTTCTACTGCTATTACCGTTTCCAATAACCACTTTACACACCACAATGAGGTCATGTTGCTCGGCCACAGTGATTCCTACACAAAAGACAAGCTGATGCAAGTGACCATTGCTTACAACCATTTTGGAGAAGGATTGGTTCAGAGAATGCCAAg GTGCAGACATGGGTATTTCCATGTGGTCAACAACGACTACACACACTGGGAGATGTACGCAATTGGTGGGAGTGCAGATCCAACCATCAACAGTCAAGGAAACAGATATGCTGCTCCTAAGAACCCTTTCGCCAAAGAG GTGACGAAAAGAGTAGAGACAGATGCAAGTGAGTGGCAGAAGTGGAATTGGAGATCAGAAGGAGATCTGCTACTGAATGGAGCATTCTTCAAGGCATCAGGAGCAGAAGCATCAGCTAGCTATGGACGAGCCTCAAGCTTAGCAGCTAAACCATCATCAATGGTCCACACCATAACCTCTACTGCAGGAGCACTAGGTTGCCGCAGAGGCAGACCTTGTTAG
- the LOC125585505 gene encoding probable pectate lyase 15 isoform X1, with product MSEHNITARRKLGFFSCGTGNPIDDCWRCDRNWHKNRKRLADCGIGFGRNAVGGRDGRFYVVTDPTDEDVINPKPGTLRHAVIQDEPLWIVFKRDMVIELKQELIMNSFKTIDGRGANVHIANGACITIQFITNVIIHGLHIHDCKPTGNAMVRSSPSHFGWRTMADGDAVSIFQSSHIWIDHNSLSHCADGLVDAVMGSTAITVSNNHFTHHNEVMLLGHSDSYTKDKLMQVTIAYNHFGEGLVQRMPRCRHGYFHVVNNDYTHWEMYAIGGSADPTINSQGNRYAAPKNPFAKEVTKRVETDASEWQKWNWRSEGDLLLNGAFFKASGAEASASYGRASSLAAKPSSMVHTITSTAGALGCRRGRPC from the exons AT GAGCGAACATAACATCACAGCAAGGAGGAAGCTTGGATTTTTCTCATGTGGAACCGGTAACCCAATCGATGACTGTTGGCGTTGTGACCGTAACTGGCATAAGAACCGCAAACGCCTCGCCGATTGTGGTATCGGTTTTGGACGCAACGCTGTTGGTGGTCGTGATGGACGCTTCTACGTTGTCACTGACCCCACTGACGAAGACGTTATTAACCCCAAACCAGGAACTCTTCGCCATGCGGTTATCCAAGATGAGCCTCTGTGGATTGTGTTCAAGAGAGATAtggtgatagagctgaaacaAGAGCTGATTATGAACAGTTTCAAGACCATTGATGGTCGTGGTGCTAATGTCCATATAGCCAACGGTGCTTGCATCACTATCCAGTTTATCACCAACGTCATCATCCATGGTCTTCACATTCATGATTGCAAGCCTACTGGAAACGCCATGGTTAGAAGCTCGCCATCTCACTTTGGCTGGAGAACAATGGCTGATGGTGATGCAGTCTCTATCTTTCAATCATCTCATATCTGGATTGAtcataactctctctctcactgtGCTGATGGCCTTGTGGATGCTGTCATGGGTTCTACTGCTATTACCGTTTCCAATAACCACTTTACACACCACAATGAGGTCATGTTGCTCGGCCACAGTGATTCCTACACAAAAGACAAGCTGATGCAAGTGACCATTGCTTACAACCATTTTGGAGAAGGATTGGTTCAGAGAATGCCAAg GTGCAGACATGGGTATTTCCATGTGGTCAACAACGACTACACACACTGGGAGATGTACGCAATTGGTGGGAGTGCAGATCCAACCATCAACAGTCAAGGAAACAGATATGCTGCTCCTAAGAACCCTTTCGCCAAAGAG GTGACGAAAAGAGTAGAGACAGATGCAAGTGAGTGGCAGAAGTGGAATTGGAGATCAGAAGGAGATCTGCTACTGAATGGAGCATTCTTCAAGGCATCAGGAGCAGAAGCATCAGCTAGCTATGGACGAGCCTCAAGCTTAGCAGCTAAACCATCATCAATGGTCCACACCATAACCTCTACTGCAGGAGCACTAGGTTGCCGCAGAGGCAGACCTTGTTAG